TATATGACGAACAGATTCGATTCATATGAAGTTGAAGTCTTTGTGTAAATTTGATTCTTCTTAACGTAGAAATCGCATAACCGTCTTGAGAATAGCTCTCCAAAGCTGAGGTCTTCATAATGATATAAAGCTGGGAATCCATTTCTCTCATCAAACAAACGATATTCTAACCGGTTAGTAAGAGTGCTCAATTATTACCACCACCATATTTATTAGATATAATGATTATATAAGAGGAGGGAAATTGATGAAAGGAACAAAGACAAAAAAATTAATGACAGGTGTGTTATCTACTGTTGTTGCAACTTCTATGACGGGATGCGGCAACCAGCAAAGCCTACCACCTGAACCAGACGATCCCAACTGTGATGAATGGGAATGGGAAGCTGAAGATGGTGTTTATGAGTGTGAGGATTTTGACTCTGATTACAACGGTTACTTGTTCTATGCAGGCGCTTATTATATGACAAAAAGTAAATTAAAAAAAAGCTCAGCCTATAAGAAATATAGATCTAGCAAAAGCTTCAAAGGGGGCTTTGGCTCAGGGTCTAAAGGTGGATTTGGGGGTTAATCGTGTTTGATCAACTTCAACATTCAACGAGAAGAGATAAGTTTTATAAAGAGGTTAAAGACTTTTGGCATGATTTAGATGGGGATGAATATGCACTATTCGATTGCTATTCTATGTCTGAGGAAGAAATTCACGAAATTAGGGTTGCAACAGAAATCGTAGGACAAGTTTATATCAAAACAGCGTCAATATTAAGAGAATTAAGTGATGAGATTCTCCTTCAATTGGATATACCACAAGCTGTACTTCCATATATCAGAACGAAAAGTCTAGCTGCCGAAATGCTGATTTCAAGAGTTGATTTGGTAAAAACACCCGAAGGATTAAAAGTATTGGAAGTAAATGCAGATACACCAACTTTTGAAAAAGAAGTATTCCATGTTAACGGGCAAGTTGCCAATCATTTTAATTATGATGATCCGAACGAAGGTTTTGAAAACAAGCTAGCTGAAACCATACATACAACAGTTCAGAAGAGCCTTCAATCTCTTCAAAAGCCTATGAATGCAAATATCATCTTCACATCCCATGGCGATCATGAAGAAGATCGGCTAACAACAAGATATTTAATGGAGATCAGTGGATTAAATGCAAGATATGTACCTCTAGACCAATTGCAATTATGTAAGGAAGATGGAAGAAGTATTCTCCTCGACGATCTTGGAGAACCAGTTGATGTCCTATACCGTCAGACATATCCTTTGGAACATTTGGTTAACGATAAGGACCCAGATACTGAAGAGTATGTTGGTGTTGAATTGATGAAGCTCATTCATGAAAAAAGCATCATATGTTTTAATCCTCTATCTGCATTCTTACTCCAATCTAAAGCTGTGCAAGCTGTCATTTGGGGACTGCATGAAGAAGGAAGTACTTTTTATACAAAGGAAGAACATCAATGGATTGATACCTATTTTTTACCTACTTATCTAGATGCAGAGCCCTTTCTGGAACAGTCAGTTCCTTTCGTAAAAAAGCCGAGCTTCGGTAGAGAAGGAGACACTGTTGAAGTATATGATGCCGATGGAAAGATGGTCAATGCAGATCAAAACAAAACGTACAAAGAGTCCATACCTGTATATCAAAAATATGTGAGCCTACCAACAACGACCATAAATACGTGTAAAGGGCAAGTGGATGCTCATCTTTTGATTGGGAGTTTCCTCATTAAAGGTGAAGCAAGCGCAATCGGACTACGTGCAGGAAATCAAATCACGGACAATCAAGCATACTTTTTACCCGTAGGTATGTACAATGTAAAATAGAAAGGGAGTAGAAGACAAATGGAACTAATACTAAATTTTTTAGCTTACTTTGGAGTCGGTCTTTGTTTATTAATTGTGGGGATCTTCTTATTTGAAATGACAACCAAAAATAAGGAATTCAAATTAATTGCAGAGGGGAACAAAGCCGCCGCATACGCACTAGGTGGAAAAATAATCGGCCTTTCAATCGTCCTTTATTCATCTATCGCGAATTCAATCAGTCTTTATGACATGATCGTTTGGGGTGCTGTAGCGATCATCGTGCAAATTCTTGCTTTTTATATCGTAGAGTGGATGACACCTAAATTCCACATTACACAAGCCATTGATGAAGACAATCAAGCAGTAGGTCTCTTTCTATTATTTGTTTCAATAGCTCTTGGACTAACCATTGCAGGGTCACTCACGTACTAATGAATTGCAATTACTTGCTTCCAAACCATGTATGATATATCATATCCGCGTAAATGATAATCTAAAATAGCGATATAAGGAGTAAGTAGTAATGACGGTAAAAGCAAAAAGTGTAAGAGAATCAAGGACGGTAAAGAGCAGTCATGTGCTTCCTCCAGATACAAATACGCATGGGACTTTATTTGGTGGTAAACTGATGGCTTATATTGATGATGTTGCTGCAATTGCGGCAACTCGACATGCAAGACAACATGTCGTAACCGCATCAAGTGACTCTGTTGACTTCCTACATCCGATAAAAGAAGGATATTCTGTTTGTTTAGAAGCATTTGTTTCTTGGACTCACAGGACATCGATGGAAGTGTTCGTCAAAGTAATTTCAGAAAATCTACTCACTGGAGAACGAAAATTATGCGCCTTGTCTTTTTTAACGTTTGTCGCGATTGATGATCAAGGTAAACCAGCTCCTGTTCCAAGTGTGATTGCTGAATCTGAAGAAGAGAAATGGCTGTTTGATGGTGCGCCTAAACGTGCTGAAAGAAGAAGGAAACGAAGAGATGAGAGTAAGCAACTCTCACGAAATTTTGGAACTGAAAAACCATGGGAACGATCATAATTTAAATGTATTAGTTACACAAAAAGGCAGAGCTCATTGGGCACTACTCATCCAATGGAGCTCTGCTATTATTTTCCTATTTTAATTGTGGTTTTTCGCTTAGTTTAGGAAGTATATTCATCTTCTCAATTTCCTTCTTTGTATATGAAGTACCTAGTGTGTAAATCCACTTGTAAATTTCGAGTAATTTCGTATAGGTGATGTTCCGGTCCACATCTACAGCTGCTTCATTAAAATGCGTTAAGTTCCAAAAATCTTCTTTTTCCACGTCTTCAGAAGAATTGTACGACTCTACCGCAACTTTAAATTGGTTTAATTCATCATCGGTTGCATTGATTTCAAACAATTGAAGTTGAGCATCGGCTTCCATACGAAAAATATCGCCTTTAGGTGAAACAAAATAAGTATTTCGTTGTTTCATAATCATCCCCTCTAATCATTGTAAGATTATTAGTTAAATTCCACATTCTACTTGTTCTTAAACGTAAGGGGGAACCGTATCGATATTTCGACAAAAAACATGTTATTTCGTTCAGATAGGTAATTTTTTTGCATTTGCTAGAAGGTAATGAGAAGATTTTGTCAAACTATGATACAGAGTAAATAAATTTGTGTGAGGTAAAAGTATGTATTCAAACAAAAAATATAAAGCCTCGAACAATTCTTCAATAAAGGATTTATTAAACTCAGACATGTATAAATCCTTGTTTGATTACAATTGTGACGCAATTTGGGCAATTAATTTAGATGGCATGATTCTTAAAATAAATGATGCTGCAAAATCAATGTTTAAAATGAAGGAAAATCAGTATTTACATACAGCTATCAATTTATGGATTGAGATCGATGACGAAACATTATTCTTTGATTGTCTTTCTTCTTCCAAACCACATATGTTTAAGGGGAAATTGGATACCGAAGAATTGTACATAACGCTAGAAATGACAAGCATTCCTATCATAATCGATAGCGAAATCATAGGTCGATTCATCCAAATGAAGGATAGGACGATCGAAACGCGTGAAGTGGATCATATGAGGTCTGAAAATGCTTATTGGGAATCATTTATGAATCATTCTACTGATGCGATTGGATTATTTGATTTGGATGGTAATATTATCAAATTAAATAGAGCTACGGAAGACATATTTCTTTACTCAAGAGAGGAGCTTCTCGGGAACAAAGTTATTACGATTCCTGACGAATCCTATAGAGATGAAGTTGAATTTCTTCAAAGGAAAGTAAAATCTGGGAAGTCAGTTGTAGAATATGAGACGATCCGTAAACGTAAAGATGGAAAATTAATTGATGTAGCCATTACATACTCTCCACTGTATGACTTTGAGGGGAACATGATTGCGATGGCCAATATTTTAAGGGACATTACTGAGCGGAAAAATGCTGAAAATGAATTGAGAGATCGAGAGGCGAAATACCGTTTAATCGCTGAAAATACAGCCGACCTAATTCGAGTGCTAGATTTAAATAATACCATTACATACACATCACCATCTCATACTTGGATGCTCGGCAGGGATACAGACAAGTATCAATATGGTGATGGGTTTCAGTTTGTTCATCCTTTAGATCATCACCATTTAAATGCTTTATACGAAGAGATGTTAACCACAAAACAACCACTAAATATCGAATTTCGTGAACAACATGCAAGTGGGGAGTGGATACCATTAGAAGCAAGGTGTATGCCTGTACTGGATCAAAATCATAATGTAACTTCTGTAGTGATGGTTATACGTGATTTATCTGAGAGAAAGAACACTGAAGAACTTCTGCGTAACTCTGACAAACTGGCAATTATCGGTCAGCTCGCTGCAAGTATTGCGCATGAAATTCGTAACCCATTAACCTCATTAAAAGGCTTCTTGCAATTTTTCTATTCTAATGGAGATGAGCTTTCTAGAAACTATTATGAATTAATGTTGTCTGAAGTTGAGAGAATCAATCTTATCGTCAGTGAATTTCTGCTTCTTGCTAAGCCACAATCCTCTAATTTCAAAGAAACAGAGATTAACGAACTCTTTAATCACTTATTAGCATTAGTAGATAGTCAAGCAATTATGGAAAATGTGGAGCTCTCTTTGGAAATAGATGAAGAGATTCCAAAAATCTATGGTGATAGTAACCAATTAAAACAGGTTTTCTTAAATTATATTAAGAATGCAATAGAAGCTTGTTCTACGGGAGGGCAAATTGACATATCCGTTTCTACAAAGCTTGATATGGTTGAAATAAAAATTAAGGATAATGGTAGTGGAATTAAAGAAGATCATTTAAACAAAATCGGCACACCTTTCTTTACTACTAAAGAAAAAGGAACGGGTCTAGGATTAATGATTAGCGAAAGAATTATTTCCAACCATAAAGGAACCGTACGCTTCGAAAGTAAAGAAGGCTTAGGGACGACAGTAACCATCCACATCCCTTATCAAAAGAAAGCCTAGAAAGGGGCACATTTGTTGAGTGAGTGGTTAAGCATTTATGATGAGTCACACATGCCAAAAGGGATTGCTTCTAGGTCTGAAGTTCACCGACGAGGCTTATGGCATGATACTTTCCATTATTGGTTAGTCTGCAAGGAAGAGGAACAGAATTATATATACTTTCAGATTCGAAGTGATGACAAAACGGATTATCCAGGTCTCGTCGATATCACTGCAGCCGGCCATATTCTCGAAAATGAGACTGTTGAAGATGGGATAAGAGAGATTCAAGAGGAATTAGGAATCAACGTTTGCATCCATGATCTTGAAAAACTAGGGATCGTCCGTTATCAAGTTTCGAATGGGGAATTGATTGATAAAGAGTTTGCACATACATATTTGCATAGACCAACGGAAAATATCGAGCATTTCAAGCTTCAAAAAAGTGAAGTGAAGGGGATGGTTAAGGCAGATTTCAATAGCTTCTATTCTTTCTGCTTTGATAAGTTCAGTCGTTTAGAAGTACAAGGGTTTGAAGTGAACGGAAAGGATCAATTTATTCCGGTAAACAGAAGCATAACACGTTCTGAATTTGTCGGACACAGTGATCTCTTTTTCAAAGAAATTGCTACATTAATCAATAACAAACTAAAAGAGGCAGATTAAACATAATGTTTAATCTGCCTCTTTCTATCATTATTCAACTGGTTTTAAGTTTTCAGTTCCATCAAGTGAGAGGATTAACTCTGTTATAAGCGTAATTTCATCTTCAATATCCTGTAAACTAGCAGTTTCAACAGGGGAATGCATATAGCGAAGAGGTAAGGAAACAAGTGAAACAGGAACACCTTTCCCTGTTAATCTCATTCTGTCTGCATCTGTACCTGTTACTCGTGGGGTCAATTCATATTGAATATTTATTTTATGCTTTCTAGCTGTTTCCTCGAGAAGGTTGTTAATCTTCAAATGGATAGGTGCACCCTTAGCAAGTACAGGACCTCCGTCTAAACGTATATCTCCATGCTTTGCTTTATTAACACCTGGATAATCGGTAGCAAAAGTCACATCAACCGCTAAGGCGAAATCAGGTTCAACTTGTGAGGCTGCAAAATATGCGCCACCCATGTTTGTTTCTTCATTGACCGTACTTACTGAATATACGCCAACTTTAGGATTCTTTTTGGAAACCCTACGCAGTACTTCTGCAACGATATATGCACCCGTTCGATTATCAAGTCCACGTCCACTAATTCGATTATTCATCAAGAATTCTAAATTTCTTCTATAAATGGCAAGATCACCAATTTGTACGAATTGTTCCATTTCTTCCTTACTCGTTGCACCACAATCTATGTATAGATCTTCAAAATTATATTCATCCTTAATGCCACCATGATGTTCGGCATTTACACCGACGACACCTGTAATGGTTTGCTTGTATCCTAATATTTCAACCTTCATGCCGATCGCTGGTTTATGGCTGATACCACCTAATTTAGTGAAGTGAAGAAATCCATCATCATCTATTCGAGTAATCATAAACCCGATTTCATCACAATGACCTGCGAGTAATACTTTAAATGGAGCATCTGGATTAATAACTCCATATGCGTTTCCGATATTATCTGTTTCAACCTTGTCTGCAAAGGACTGAACATAATCAATCCACTTCCTTTGAATGCCCATCTCAAAACCCGATGGGGAAGGGGTAGATAATAAATTCTTCAAAAATTGTTGAGATTCGTATTCCATGTCGTACCTCCTAAGTAAATATCCATATCTATCATAACTTTAAAATGCCGAAAACACAAAGCGCGTATACATGAACACCTATTTTCCAATTCCATACACCGTTGTCCATACCAGTAGTTGAATTTGGACATAACGTATTATGTATGAAGATGATGTGGGTGAAAAACAATGGAGAAAAAGAAATTAACATACGTTGCGATAGGTGATTCATTAACAATTGGTATCGGTACGAGTCGTCAAACGAATTTTGTTTCAATGTATACCAATTCATTAGAAGAGGATTTTGATTGTAGTGTAAATGTACATGTCTTTGCAAGAAATGGAGCTAAGACAAACCGTATATTGGATTACTTCAAAAAGAAAAAGGTTCGTCAAGCCATAAAAGATGCTGATGTTATTTCAATCACCGCTGGGGGTAATGACCTCAAGAAAATAGTGAAAAAGTACATGAGAACAAAGGACGAGGGAATCATCAGAGAAGCCGTATTGTTAAGTATGAAAAACATTTCTAGCATGATCAATGAAATTCATTCTTTAAAACAGGGTGAAAGTAAATACTTGATTAGGGTAGTTGGTCTTTATAACCCTTATTCGCACTTAAATTTTAGTCATAAATGGATACGATTGTTTAATGATAGACTGAAAAATTTTGAGAGTGATCAATTAAAGGTTGTTGAAATATATGAAGGTTTTGAAAAGGGTGGTCGTTCAGTTTTGTCCATCGACAGGCTTCACCCAAACAAAGAGGGGTATCTAATCATAACTAAAGCACTCTTAAAATGCGGATATGTTCCTTTAGTAAGAAAGAAGGCATTAAATTTCACATTCCCATACTTAACCGTAAGAAAGAGCTGAAAAAGTAGTTTTATCAACCCTTTTTCAGCTCTTAAAAAGGAGCTACGATGCTGATTCTGTTTGCGTTTTTTCTTTTGATAAAGAGAGTTTGTGGATCGTGATTTCTGGTCTTGAACCTACACGTATGTTTATACCAGTTTGACCTAAACCCTCGCTAATATAGAAAGGTTTTCCATACATATAATGTAAGCCTTGGACCATTCTCATTCTTGCTAATTTCCCCATTTTTATCAAGTGATAAGGCTTTGGCCAATGAATTTGTCCATTATGGAAGT
This Pseudalkalibacillus berkeleyi DNA region includes the following protein-coding sequences:
- a CDS encoding glutathionylspermidine synthase family protein, coding for MFDQLQHSTRRDKFYKEVKDFWHDLDGDEYALFDCYSMSEEEIHEIRVATEIVGQVYIKTASILRELSDEILLQLDIPQAVLPYIRTKSLAAEMLISRVDLVKTPEGLKVLEVNADTPTFEKEVFHVNGQVANHFNYDDPNEGFENKLAETIHTTVQKSLQSLQKPMNANIIFTSHGDHEEDRLTTRYLMEISGLNARYVPLDQLQLCKEDGRSILLDDLGEPVDVLYRQTYPLEHLVNDKDPDTEEYVGVELMKLIHEKSIICFNPLSAFLLQSKAVQAVIWGLHEEGSTFYTKEEHQWIDTYFLPTYLDAEPFLEQSVPFVKKPSFGREGDTVEVYDADGKMVNADQNKTYKESIPVYQKYVSLPTTTINTCKGQVDAHLLIGSFLIKGEASAIGLRAGNQITDNQAYFLPVGMYNVK
- a CDS encoding DUF350 domain-containing protein, coding for MLNFLAYFGVGLCLLIVGIFLFEMTTKNKEFKLIAEGNKAAAYALGGKIIGLSIVLYSSIANSISLYDMIVWGAVAIIVQILAFYIVEWMTPKFHITQAIDEDNQAVGLFLLFVSIALGLTIAGSLTY
- a CDS encoding acyl-CoA thioesterase, which codes for MTVKAKSVRESRTVKSSHVLPPDTNTHGTLFGGKLMAYIDDVAAIAATRHARQHVVTASSDSVDFLHPIKEGYSVCLEAFVSWTHRTSMEVFVKVISENLLTGERKLCALSFLTFVAIDDQGKPAPVPSVIAESEEEKWLFDGAPKRAERRRKRRDESKQLSRNFGTEKPWERS
- a CDS encoding PAS domain S-box protein; the protein is MYSNKKYKASNNSSIKDLLNSDMYKSLFDYNCDAIWAINLDGMILKINDAAKSMFKMKENQYLHTAINLWIEIDDETLFFDCLSSSKPHMFKGKLDTEELYITLEMTSIPIIIDSEIIGRFIQMKDRTIETREVDHMRSENAYWESFMNHSTDAIGLFDLDGNIIKLNRATEDIFLYSREELLGNKVITIPDESYRDEVEFLQRKVKSGKSVVEYETIRKRKDGKLIDVAITYSPLYDFEGNMIAMANILRDITERKNAENELRDREAKYRLIAENTADLIRVLDLNNTITYTSPSHTWMLGRDTDKYQYGDGFQFVHPLDHHHLNALYEEMLTTKQPLNIEFREQHASGEWIPLEARCMPVLDQNHNVTSVVMVIRDLSERKNTEELLRNSDKLAIIGQLAASIAHEIRNPLTSLKGFLQFFYSNGDELSRNYYELMLSEVERINLIVSEFLLLAKPQSSNFKETEINELFNHLLALVDSQAIMENVELSLEIDEEIPKIYGDSNQLKQVFLNYIKNAIEACSTGGQIDISVSTKLDMVEIKIKDNGSGIKEDHLNKIGTPFFTTKEKGTGLGLMISERIISNHKGTVRFESKEGLGTTVTIHIPYQKKA
- a CDS encoding NUDIX hydrolase → MSEWLSIYDESHMPKGIASRSEVHRRGLWHDTFHYWLVCKEEEQNYIYFQIRSDDKTDYPGLVDITAAGHILENETVEDGIREIQEELGINVCIHDLEKLGIVRYQVSNGELIDKEFAHTYLHRPTENIEHFKLQKSEVKGMVKADFNSFYSFCFDKFSRLEVQGFEVNGKDQFIPVNRSITRSEFVGHSDLFFKEIATLINNKLKEAD
- a CDS encoding M20/M25/M40 family metallo-hydrolase, which translates into the protein MEYESQQFLKNLLSTPSPSGFEMGIQRKWIDYVQSFADKVETDNIGNAYGVINPDAPFKVLLAGHCDEIGFMITRIDDDGFLHFTKLGGISHKPAIGMKVEILGYKQTITGVVGVNAEHHGGIKDEYNFEDLYIDCGATSKEEMEQFVQIGDLAIYRRNLEFLMNNRISGRGLDNRTGAYIVAEVLRRVSKKNPKVGVYSVSTVNEETNMGGAYFAASQVEPDFALAVDVTFATDYPGVNKAKHGDIRLDGGPVLAKGAPIHLKINNLLEETARKHKINIQYELTPRVTGTDADRMRLTGKGVPVSLVSLPLRYMHSPVETASLQDIEDEITLITELILSLDGTENLKPVE
- a CDS encoding GDSL-type esterase/lipase family protein; this translates as MEKKKLTYVAIGDSLTIGIGTSRQTNFVSMYTNSLEEDFDCSVNVHVFARNGAKTNRILDYFKKKKVRQAIKDADVISITAGGNDLKKIVKKYMRTKDEGIIREAVLLSMKNISSMINEIHSLKQGESKYLIRVVGLYNPYSHLNFSHKWIRLFNDRLKNFESDQLKVVEIYEGFEKGGRSVLSIDRLHPNKEGYLIITKALLKCGYVPLVRKKALNFTFPYLTVRKS